A window of Miscanthus floridulus cultivar M001 unplaced genomic scaffold, ASM1932011v1 fs_307_3, whole genome shotgun sequence contains these coding sequences:
- the LOC136531223 gene encoding uncharacterized protein — MAALSRFISCLGEKGLSFFKLLKASECFSWSEEANTAFEQLKLFLTKPLIITAPQPDETLLIYIAATSHIVSTAIIIEREEARHAYKVQCLVHFISKVLNESKTRYPQVQKLLYAILMMSHKLCHYFKYYKIAVVTEFPLGTSSATKRPTAASSSGLSSLPPTMPQNMKHVSMGSI, encoded by the exons atggctgctctcagccgctttatatcatgcctcggtgaaaagggTCTATCGtttttcaaactcctcaaggcttcTGAGTGCTTctcttggtcggaggaggcaaatacagctttcgagcagctcaagttgtttctaacgaagCCTCTGATCATCACGGCGCCTCAACCAGATgaaaccctactgatctacatTGCCGCCACTTCTCAcatcgttagcacagctatcatcaTCGAACGTGAGGAAGCTaggcacgcctacaaggtacaatgtCTGGTCCACTTCATTAGcaaggttcttaatgagtccaaaactcgttaccctCAGGTTCAAAAGTTGTTATATGCTATTCTAATGATGTCACACAAGCTATGCCATTACTTCAAGTACTACAAGATcgctgtggtcaccgagttccctctggggacatcctccgcaacaaagaggccaacagcagcatcatcaagtgggttgtcaaGCTTg cctccaacaatgccgcagaatatgaagcatgtctccatgggctccatatag